The Priestia megaterium NBRC 15308 = ATCC 14581 region TATAAAAAGTATATTTTTTTCGAAGCCATGGAAGATCGATCGTAAATGAATAATTATAAAAATGACAATAGTGCAAGACGCTATATTGCTCATGTCAGTATATTTGGAACGACTCAAATCCATTTAAGAAATCCTTATATTATCGCTTGGTGGTCAGCGGCTTTTCCAGGGTTTGGGCACCTACTACTGTCTAAATACCTTCGCGGCTTTGTGTTGTTCGTATGGGAAGTCGTCATAAATATTAAATCTCATGTAAATTTAGCCATGATTTATTCTTTCCAAGGAAACATTGATATGGCAAAAGAAGTGCTTAATACAAGGTGGCTTCTTATTTGTATCCCCGTTTATATTTTTGCTATATGGGATAGTTACCGGACAACCGTTGATTTAAATAGAATATACGTGTTAGCTGAACGAGAAAACGTATCAACATCCAAGCTTTTGTATTGGGACAAGAAAAAAAGGTGGAGTGAAAACATGCAGGTCTTTTCTACATTTGAATACTCCAGTTACATAGAATTAGCTGTTTCAGAGCTAGAAAAAAAAGGGATAAAGAAAGAAGATATATTTATTGTCCCCCTTAATAATCGAACGGAAGATCGCCGGCTTTTTGATAGCCTTCATCGAGCAGATGGAATTTCTCTTATTGATCTAGGAATGGCTCTAGCCACAGCCTTTTCAGTCATTGGTGCAAGCATTGGTTTTAAACTAAGCTGGGGCCCCATCTACTGGGGAATAATTAGTGCTTTTATCGGATTTATCTTAGGACTAGGAATTAAACTATTTATGTTTAAAGTAATCAGGAAAAATCAACGGCTTTTACGCGGCAAACATTCGGAAGTCATACTCATTGTTAATTGTCGTACGGTGGACGCCGGAGTGGTTGAACAAACTTTGTGGAAAAACCTTGCCTTAGGTGTTTCAAAAGTCAGATCTGATGGCTTATAAAAATAAGTCATCACCGTACAATATAATGGCTATATAAGGAATGAATGAATTACTATTCAGGATTAGAGATAACTTCCTTAACGCATTGAGGGAGTTTTTCTGTTTTTAAGCTGTATACTCTTTAGTTAGTATAATGTCATTTATTAGAACCAAAAAAGCTTTTAAAAAAAGCTTTTTTGGTTCTAACATATGTTAATTAAATGCCATTCTACCAACCTCTTTGATTTCTTAATGTCGTAATATGAGCAACGTGATGCTTTCCATGCCAAGCGTAAGTAGCTATTAATTGCTCAATCGTCACTTCCCCGTTTTCAGGATGGTGGATCATTTTCTTCAAATCTTTTTCATCAAGGGAGTTTAACAATTTATGAAGCCGCTTATGTAAAGCTGAAAAAAGTTGGAGAGAAACTTCTATAGGTAAATCATTATCAGGCAAAGTTGACCAAGCCACTTCATCATATGCTTTAATAGTAGGCGCTTGCTCTGTTAACCCTAATTTAAAACGAGTATAAGCATTCATATGGGAGTCAGCTAAATGATGGACAACTTGACTTAATTTCCAACCGCCTTCTCGATAAGGCGTAGCTAATTGTTCTTTGGTCAGTCCTTCTACAGCATCAGCTAATTGCTTTGGTGCATCTCCAATGTCATGAATCCACCCTTGAATATCTTCTTTCTGAATATTTTCTTTCACGGTAAATTTCCCAATAGGATATTGATTAAACATATTTCTTCCTCTCTTTCTATTTTTATTAATATCTATTATATCAATTTTAAATATAAATAAATTTAAATATTCAGAATTAAATATAGGTGAAAAATTATAATTTATAAATATGGTATGTACTTTCAGTTACCATCATGTACCTTCTCCGCAGTACAAAGACCTGCCTTTGCTATAATTCATGATAATCCCCCCTAAATTAGGCCGCTTTTAATTAAAACAATAAACATATAGATAAACTTGCCGTAAAATTAAGTTGAGGTGAGTAAATTGAGCAGTGATTATAAAAGCTATTTCTACAAAAAGTTCTTTTTAATATATTTTATTACCGTTTTCTTATTTATTAGTATTGATATTATAGAATCAGGAAGAATTACACTTTTTTCTTTTGAAGACAGCTGGAATTTCATTTTGTATCAAACTGGTTTTTGTTTAATTTCTATTGGCTTTTTTAGCGCATTCATTACAAACTTATTATGGAAAATAAAAAGAGTTAAATAAATACGTCATAGACCCCTACAGAAATAAAAAACGACCTTCAGCGATGAGAAGATCCTTTTTGGATATTTGCTTTAAGCGCTTGTAATCTTGATTGAGAATCATTGGTTTGTCTAATTACTTTTTCCACGATGTATTGATATCCATGTAAAACAACGGCTAAAACCGTAGTCATCCCCCAGTACATGCTTGGCGACATCTTTTTCATTTTAAATGTGACGATAGCATTAGAATCCAATCTTCAAAAAAGAAGCATCTAGCCTTTAAAGAATAAATGCTTCCTCTCCTTTACACCTTATAAATTTCATTAGACGACAGCCAGTCAACGAATTGATGATACGGATAATAGGTAGTCCCTTTCAGCTCTATCTTTGGAGCTCCGGGATATTTAGTTAACAGTTCTTCAATTTCACCATTTGGAATTGTATTAGGAATTCCTTCTTCTTTCATAATTGATGCCATTGTAAAGAATCAAAAGAGGCATAAGCATATAGTTGAACTAGTATGGTATGTTGTGTTGTGTTCGCTGTTATAACTGCGGCCATTAGCTCCATACTTATTTCACTACTTATCTCAATAGATGATAACAATTTTTTTATAAACTTGGGTTTATTTAAATCATTCCTCTTTTTTTCTCTTAGTTGCTCAGTGCCCTTTGGAATCTGCTCTATCTTATTGAATTCTAGGATAAAAAAGAATTTTTTGCAGTAAATAAATAGTTTATATAGTCTATACCAATCTAGCTGCTATATCGCCTTGCTGAAAAGAATTGGACAACCGGAAAAATAATTAAACAAAGACATATCACTACAAATAAAAATATGTTACCAAAATCATTTAAAATCGTAATCCCGCTTATTAATGTTCTAAATTGACCTAATGTAAACTTCCCAATTTGAACATTTACTGCTTTTTCTACCTTTTCTCTTCATTACGGAGTCATCATTACTTTTTTAACACCGGTATCCATATTTCACTTTTAAAGGTTGGCGACGTTACATTTTTATGTTCATTCCATAATATTTCCGGCCCTTCTACTTGTTCATAATTTGAGGATGGAAACCATTCTGAATAAATTCGTCCCCATACATTTTGTAATGTCTCAGGAAATGGTCCGACTGCTTCGAATACAGCCCATATTCCAGCTGGCACTTCAAGTTGTACTAAATCATCGGGACAATCCTTAGTTGTAGCTACACCGATATAATGGTCCAGCTGTCCTTTTTCCTCCATTCTCCCTTCAGAAAAGTTCAGAGATGCACTAAGCAAACCCAATGGTGTAACATTAGAAAGTTCTTTTAATTTACGTACTGTTTCATCGTTTAAGCTTTCCCACATAGCAGCAATCTTTGGGTTAACTCCATGAAAAATGATAGGAACTCTTTCTTTAATACCAACTATATGAAAGGCCTCTTTTTCCTCAATTCGATAATTCATTTCATTTCCTCCTTTAATTGATAACTGAAAGGTCATTTTTGGAAATGCTTTAAGTGAACTCCCATTTTTTTTAGCTTCCGAAGGAGTTATACCGTGTAGATTTTGAAAAGCCCTTGTAAACGAATCCGGTGAGCTATAATTGTACTTGATCGCAACATCAATGACTTTAATGTTACTATCTTTAAGTTCAAATGCTGCAAGTGTAAGTCGTCTTCGGCGAATATATTCTGATAAAGTAATACCTGCAAGAAAAGAAAACATTCTTTTAAAGTGATACTCAGAGCAAAGAGCCAGCCTTGCTACTTCTCTAAAGTCGATATCATTCGTTAAATTCTCCTCAATATAGTGTAAAGCTCTATTCATATTTCTAAGCAAATCCATTTGTATGACCTCCCTTATTATCAGAATAACAGGATTTGAATAAGGCTATCCGACATTTCATGCACAGTTATGCAGGCTTTTTCCTTCTATTCATAAGTTCCTACACACTTAAACAAGTTATTCAAGGTGCAATTTCAGCTAGCATAATAACTTTAGAAACCAACAAATAAAGAGCCTTAAATTATAAGCCTCTTTATTTGCTCTTTATTTACCTTTGTTTTTTAAAAATAAAAGCTCAAGCACACTATTACTTACACTGCATCTGTCATTACATATAAATTGGATGGAATAATTTTGTTTTCTAAAATTAAGTATGGATGACACTTCATTAAAGCAAGTTTAAGAACTTCCGGTACTCTCTCTTCATCATACGCGCATACTAAATGTAATCCGCCTTTATTTACTAATTTGTCGGCTTCATTTTCAAACTCTTCTAAAATAGGTATAATTCCTTCTTGCTGTCCCCATTCGACATGAGCCCATATTTGAAAAGCCGTATTGTTTTTATAAAAAGGATCTAAGTGTTTAGAGAGATGTTCAAAAATGATGGCAGGCTGAAAGCTTCCACTTGAACAGTAATAATCAAAATTATTAATAGTATGTATATATGTTAATTGGTCTTCAGTTAGAATTCCCTCTAACTTTTCAAAAATTAATGGAATTAATCTTTCACTTTCTATAACTAACGTATGCCTCTCCTGTTCAATTCCCGACACAATATAAGACGCAAGATTATCTAAGTAACTTCTCATGTCGTCAATATTATAGTAAATATGAACGCTTTCATTATTCTGTATTAATTGAGCAAACTGATTTTTCAAGTGTGTACGCTCCCTTATATAAAATCAACCTAAATTTCAAGAATCTTAAACTAGTAAATTGTCTATTCGTTAGAACAATTTTACGCTTTGCATTCTTGTCTGTCAAAACTGGATGTTCCCAGCTTTGTTTTAGGGTGTACAGCTGGTTTTTAGAATAGTGTATCTATATTGATTGCAAACGAGATAACAGTTGCGACCGTTATTCCGGCGCTTTGACTAAATAATACTATACCCTTCTCAAATACGATTAAAACTTAATAAGAAAGAATGAAGTTTTCTTACCTCTTCATTAAATAAATTCTTATGTAGCATTGATAAGAGTATTAATCATCTATTTTTTAGTTTGTATAACCTATGGAAAACTAGTTACTACAAAACACACAAAAAGAACACCACTTGCTTTAGTAAGTGGCGCCTTTTCTTTTAAAATATTTGAGTAAAGGCTACAATTAAAATCGTAATTCCGCTTATTAACGTTCCGCATTGACTCAATGTAAATTTCCCAATTTGAACATTTGCGGCTTTTTGCCCCACCATTACCCCTAGCCATACTGTGATAAAACTGCCAAATGCTGATGTAAGCGAAATAGCTAAAGGTGATAACCCAAGCAAACCAGCTCCTAGACCGTTTGTAAGTGCATTCGCTGAAAGTGCTACACCTAAAACACTGCTTTCTATCCATCCAATAGAGTGTACTTTTACTTGACCCTTACTATCTAATTGATCAATTCCGTTATTTCTCTGGGAGCCGACTAATAAAATAATTCGAATCCCAATTAGCGTTAATAATACGACGGCTACAATAACATGGAAAACTCCTGGTAAGATGGTTGAAATCCACCTACCAAACGTAATTCCCACCATGCTAAAGAGGAAACAAATAGCCGCTATCAGTAAATTAGAAAGCCATTTTATCCTTACCTTTCGAACTCCGTATGATATTCCTACACCGAAGTTATCTATACTCGATGATAATGCAAAACCTAATATGAATAACCATTCCATTTTGTATTCTCCTTTTGTTGATAATGTTGAGGAGATTTGCTTATTTGTTGCATATATTGTTGATAAACCTTCAATACAATAATCACTGCGCGTTGAAAAATATGAAGAGGTGAATCGCTATGTCTAAGATCCAACATGACCAAAGCCTTGGTTTGTTATTAAGGTCTTTATTAAAGGAAAATGCTTTATCTATGCGGAAACTTAGCTCACTTACGGGGATTGATACGGCAACTATCTCACGGATTATAAACGGAAAGCAGCAAGCAAATCTACACCATTTAAAGCAGTTTGCACACTATTTAAATACTCCTCTTGGAGCATTGATTGACCCTGCTGGAGCTACTTCAAACCATACAGAAAATGAATTAGAAACAGGCATTCATTACTCCATTGATAAAATTCAAGAAATACTTAAATCTTTTAATATAGTGGATACAAACTTTACGATTGAACGTGTAGAACAAGAACTAACAAAATATAAACAATATGCACAGACAGACGAAGGACACAGCATGATTTGTAATAACTTTCAAACCAAAATAGAGCAAGTAGGCAGTGTTGGAACCTTTATTGATCAACTAAAGCAAATGTATCTTGAATACTGTAACGAAGAAACGTCAGCTGCCAAACGCTCTATTTTAGGAAGTGCGCTATTGTATTTTATTTTGCCTACCGATATTATCCCAGACTATGTCTTTCCAATCGGCTATTTAGACGATGCAATAGCTGTACAACTAGTGATGAATCAGCTTACAGAATAAAAACTGAATTTTATTAAGCGAACTGGACGCGGCATGCCGCTAGTTATTGTGAAAACGGAACTTTTTCTGAATCATGACGATGAGCAGGTAAATATTCTATGGCTTTCTTTAATTTAGATAATTTCTTTGGCACAATCTTTTTGATGATTTGTTCTTTTTCACATCGTTTGCATGACTCGTGGTTGCATCTATGTGCACACATACCTAAAGGGATTTTCTCTCCTACAAATGGATCTATATAGACTCCATTTTCAAACAGCTTACTCTTAATAAGATTTTCATTTTGCAATCTGCAGCAAGTAACGCAATAGTACATTCGTTTTCCACTCTCTTTCTCATATTTGATTTTGAAACATCTTATGAGAAGTCATCAACAGAAGTGCTTGTTCCTATATTAAAAGTTGAAAAAATCTCAACAGGCGTTGATGAATACTCAACACACATCACTTACAAACATATAGTTTAATAATGACATCATAAAGAGTGTCATACATTGAGGAGGGAATGCGGTGAAAATAAGAGGTATTATTAACGCTATAATCGGTATTTGGTTTGTTATTGCCCCGTGGATGCTTGGTTTTTCATACGATAGAGGAGCTACTTCAGCAAGTATTGTATTTGGAATTCTCCAAGTCATCACATCTCTTTTAGGAGCGAATAAACCAGGATGGAATTCATGGCAAAACTGGATTCCCCTTATTAGCGGATTATGGTTTGTTCTTTTTCCTTTTATTTATTCATTAACAGGTGAGGTACTTTGGTCTAGCATTATACTTGGGTTAATGACCGGGCTATTTAGCTTATGGAGCTTGAACTCTAAATTAAAACTAAAAGCTGTAAGTTAAAATACCAATAATATTCCACTATTTACTTAACCTGTGGAAGATGCCGCCACGCATCGATCTATGGGAGAAACGATTCTGCAGCAGAAAAGCTCCCTACAGAAATAGGGAGCTTTTTCTACTTTTTATGTAAAGCCTACACAGATTCAGTCAACGTAATGTACTTTATAGAAAATAACAAAGGTGTCCCTAATTGCTAGAAGACACCTTTATGGACTCTTTAGAAAGCTAATTTTTGACAACCATTATTTATCTCTACTCATGCAAAATAGATACTAACGAACTTTTTCTTCACGGTCATCTCTTCTTTTAAGACCAAACAGACCAGCTAGTCCTAGTAATCCTAGTAATTCCCAAGGTGAATCATTGTCATCATCCACATCAGTTGCTGTAGTGACATTTCGAGTATTTACGTCATCATTATAAGTATTTACGTCATCATTATAATTTGTTCTATCTACGTTATTGTTTTCAGCATTAACCGGCAAGATGAAAGTCATCATAGCTAAAGCTAACGTACATAATAAAACAGACCATTTTTTTCGCATAATTTCTCCTCCTTTCCTTTTGTTAATAGATAAAGTTCCCAACGTTATTAGTTACTATTCGTTAAGTAAATATATCTTTTGAAACTACTCACTAATACCCAAAATAAAGAAGCCTTTGAAATTAGTATGAATATATTTCTTGTCTATTAAGCAAACTAGCCAAGATGCAATGAAGCATCACTCATGAAATCTAATTACATCATAGAAAAAACTACCTTCTCCCTAATGGTATGCTCCCCTTATAGTAGACAAGTAAAAGAAAGCAACCTATTCTGTCTACTATGGAGGGGATTTTTTTATGGGGAAAAAGAAGAGAACATTTGACATTGGTTTTAAGAAAAAAGTAGTCGATTTGTATCTTGAGGGGCGACTCGGCTGTAAAGCAGTTGGGAAAGAATTTGGGATTAATCATACAACGGTTTTACGTTGGGTTCGACATTATGAAGCCGAAGGCCTGAAAGGCCTTGAGGAAAAGCGAGGAAAGTCGAAAGAGCCTAATAAAGAGAAATCTGTCTCTCATTTGGAAAGTTCAGAGACTAAAATCAAGCGATTGGAAGCTGAGAATGAAATGCTAAAAAAGCTCTTACAGATGTAAAAGGGGGAATGGGGGCAGTATCAACCTATAAAAAATTTAAAGTCATTAACGAAATGGTAAAGGCAGGGAAAAAATTTGCGATTTGTCTATTATGTGAGATCGCAGAAGTATCAAGAAGTGGCTATTATAAGTGGTTAAAGCGACAGATCTCTCCTTCTGAAAAACAACGTGAAGATGAAGAACTTAAACAAAAAATAAAGAGATGTCATCAGAAATTCAGAGGGATTTATGGATATAGAAGAATACAAATATGGTTAAAGGCAGTGTATGACTTACATGTAAACCACAAGCGTATACAACGTTTGATGAGAGAGATGAAGATTCAAGCAGTGATCAGGAAGAAGCGTCGCTATTACGGAAGAAAAGAAGCCTTTGTTATGTCAGATAACCATCTCAATAGAGAGTTTCAGGCTTCACAGCCTAATGAAAAATGGGTCACAGACATTACTTATTTACTTTTCAATGGACAGACTTTATATTTATCTGCCATTAAAGATTTATACAACAATGAAATTGTTGCGTATGAAATAAGTCGAAGAAATGATCTTAAATTGGTCATAGATACGCTAGAGAAAGCAATAAAACACCGAAATGTAAAAGGCATCCTCTTACATAGTGATCAAGGAATCCAATATACATCCCGTACTTATCATCAATTACTAGAGAAATACCAAATAAAAGTGAGTATGTCTAGGAAAGGGAACTGTTGGGATAATGCTTGTATAGAGAGTTTCTTTAGCCATTTTAAATCAGAGTGTTTTCACCTTCATACTTTCCAAACAGCCAGTGAAGTGAAGGATGCAGTCCACCAATACATACATTTTTATAATCACGAACGCTTCCAAAAAAAATTAAATAACCTGAGTCCTTATCAGTATAGAACTCAGGCTGCATAGGTAGCTTTCTTAAGCCTGTCTATTTGACAGGGGTCACTCCATAACTCTAAGGTAGTTTTTTCATTTCCAGGCTGTATATGTTATACAATTATAGTTAACATAATCGCTCTTTCCAGAACACATCATAAAAACGAGCCCTTAATACTCAAGGACCCGTTCGCCTACTCGCTTTTTCATTTATTTGATACATTATTGATCTACCAGCATTTTGAACACTATTCAGACTAGAACTTTTACATAAAAAATAAACTTTTTATACCCAAAGCGAGCTCGTACCTTCTTTTTCAAGATGCAGCACGTTCACTTCTGTTCCTTTATCATATCCATGCTCTCCTCCTGGAAGAACAATCAGCGCGTTTGCTGCAGCTAATGACGAAATAGCGCCTGACTTGTCCATGCCAACAGGCGTCACAACAAGCTTTCCGCCTTCGTCTGAAATCTCTCCTCGCACCATTCGCGTAAAAGCATTAGGTTCTTTAAAACGTCCGTTTAACACCGCTTTTGTTTTATGTAAATGAGGCAGTGGTGAATGTAAAAAACTGCGAACAATCGGACGAACAAACAGTTCAAACCCGACATAGCAAGCAGAAGGATTTCCTGATAGTCCAAACAGCAGCTGTCCGTTTCGTTCTGCGACTGTTGTGACGCTTCCCGGTCGCATCGCAATTTTGTTAAACAGCACGTTCGCACCAAGCTTTTCATAAATAGCCGGCAAATAATCATAGTCGCCAACGGATACCCCACCGGTTGTCAGTAAAATATCCACTTCTTCAAGCGCTTTTTCTACCGCTTCATAGCAGCGGTCAAAATCGTCTTCAAGCTTCCCTAAATATTTCGGAATTCCCCCGCTTCTTACGATTTGCGCAAGTGCCATATAAGAATTGCTGTTGCGGATTTTTCCTGGTTCTAACGGCTCGTTCACATCAAGCAGTTCACTTCCCGTTGTTAATACACCAACCACAGGCTGCTTCACCACGGCGACATCCGCATAGCCAAACGTAGCTAAAAAAGCCGTGACGCCCGGATTGATTCGCGTCCCTTTCGAAACAAGCACGTCTCCTTTTTTTGTTTCTTCTCCCTTTAACGCAATGTGCTCCCACTTTGAAGCTGGCCTGCTTAACGCCATATACGTTTTGCCTTCTTTTTCATACGACTTCGTTACTTCAAGCATCACAACCGCATCACATGAATGAGGCACTTGCGCTCCTGTCATAATGCGCACCGCTTGAAACGGCTTTACTTCTTCTTCAAAAACAGAGCCAGCGCCGATTTCACCTACAACTTCGAACTCTACAGAATGTTCACTTGAGACTTCTACGCAGTCTTGCGCTCGAACCGCAAAGCCGTCATAAAGCGATTTATTAAAATGAGGAACGTTTTGGTCGGCGATAATATCTTCTCCTAAATAGCGTCCATAGCTTTCGGTGATCGATACGCGCTCGATGCTGCCTTTTCTTTTATATGTCATGACTTTTTCAATTGCTTCAGGAATTGAAATAGGTGTTCTGCTTTCTAACATACATTCTTCACTTCCTTTATGTCTGTTCACTTTTTGCACTATGGTGTAAAATCATAGCATATCTCACTATTTCTATCATACAACAAAATTTACTGAAAAAGGATGAAAACACCGATGTCTTCTTTTACACATTTTAATGATCAAGGCCGTGCCAACATGGTCGATATTAGCGAAAAATCTATTACGCGCCGCGTCGCAACAGCTCGTTCAAGCATACTTGTTAACAAAGAAATTCACGAAGCCATTGTAGAACATAAAATTGGAAAAGGCGACGTCCTTGCTGTCGCACAAGTAGCGGGAATCATGGCAGCAAAACGCACGTCTGACATTATTCCGATGTGTCATCCTCTTTTATTAAAAGGCGTAAACCTTTCATTTGACTGGGATACAAGTAATGATCAGTACCGTTTATTAATAGAAGCAACGGTTAAAACGGAAGGCTCAACGGGCGTTGAAATGGAAGCTTTAACCGCTGCTTCTGCCTGCGCTCTAACCGTTTATGATATGTGCAAAGCCATTGATAAAGGCATGATTATCGGCGAAACGTATCTGCTTGAAAAATCTGGCGGCAAAAACGGTGACTATAAACGCATGGAATCATAAAGGAGGTACATAATGAGCGTACACGAACATAAATCTAAAGCAACTCAGCCCGTTCGCTGCAAAGTCATTACGGTATCAGACACACGTACGAAAGAAACCGATAAAAGCGGCGCGCTAATGATCCAGCTTCTGAAAGAACACGACATGCAGATCGCTTCCTATGAAATTGTAAAAGACGACCAAACGTCGATTCAACAAGCCATACTTGCTGGCTGCAGTGATGAGAACATTGACGTTGTTCTCACAAACGGCGGGACGGGCATCACAAAACGAGACGTCACCATTGAAGCCGTTCAAGCGCTGATTCATAAAGAAATCGTTGGGTTTGGCGAGCTGTTTCGCATGCTGAGCTACACCGAAGATATTGGCAGCGCTGCGATTATGAGCCGGGCAATTGCCGGGACGATTAACGAAAAAGCCGTTTTTTCTACACCAGGATCAAGCGGTGCGGTTCGTCTAGCGATGACCAAGCTGATTTTGCCTGAACTTCGCCATGTTGTGTGGGAATTAAACCGCCAGCGCTGACAAAATGCCTATGCACACGCATAGGCATTTTCATTAATCATAGTCTTTATGTACCCACTCATCTTCTGGAATACCTAAATCTTCTCCAGAAAAACGCTCTTCTTTAAACGGATCTCCTCTAAGATGAAAGCCGTTTTGCTCCCAAAAGCCAGGATGATTTTCATCAATAGCTTCAAAGCCTCGAAGCCATTTAACACTTTTCCAAAAGTACAAATGCGGAACAACCAATCGCAGCGGATATCCGTGCTTAGCTGTAAGCGGCTCTCCGTTAAAGGAATGAGCGAGAAGAATATCGTCTCTCAGTAAATCTTTTACTTCAATGTTTGACGTATAGTCATTATCTCCATGCAGCATGATGTATTTACTTTTTAACTCCACGCCAACTGCTTTTAAAAAGTCTGTAAACAGCACGCCCGTAAATTCATTATCAAGCCTTGTCCATCTCGTTACGCAGTGAATATCACATTTCACCGTTATTTGCGGCATGTCCAATATATCTTGATACGAAAGCGTCACTTCTTTGTTTACTAATCCAAACACTCGAAGCGTCCACTCCTCTAAGTTATACTCCGGCACGTCGCCTTCATGTAAAATCGGAAAGCGCTCCGTTACTACCTGACCCGGAGGCACTCGTCCTTCATACTTTGGATCAATTTCCGGTGTTTTCATTCGTTTAATACGGTCTGCTTTGTTCAAATTATCACCTCATTATTTTTTGTACATAAAAAGCCCTTCCTTAAATAAATAAGGAAGAGCTTTGTTTCAGCTTCTTCCTTATCTCTAAGAGCGATACACTCTTAAGGATTTGGCACCATTCTGTCATAGACAGCGGTTGCCGGGTTTCACAGGGCCAGTCCCTCCACCTCTCTTGATAAGGAAACAAATTGTATTTGTTTTATGTAATAAAGTCAGTATTAAGCTTTTTGTCATAATTGTCAATATTATTTTTCTTTTCCGCCAAAAAACTTTAAAAACAGATAGGGTTATAAGGTTTTAGTCTACTAAAATACCATGTAAATCCTTTACCCTTCTCCATCAATCATCGTATACTTCCTGGCAAAGCGCTTGTAGTAAATTTGCTCATCCTCTTGTCCATCGTTAAAAACAAGTCGATTATGATCAATATCTTTTTCTTTTAACACGTATCCCTTTTCATTCATCAGTTGAATATATTCATCTAAATGTCCTTTTTTCACCATATAATGAAGAGCATCGTCTGAATCTGTAGTCCTTGCTACACCTTGACTTCCCACTTCTAACTTGAATACAGCTGTTGCTGTTTGAACGGGACGATAAT contains the following coding sequences:
- the glp gene encoding gephyrin-like molybdotransferase Glp, which codes for MLESRTPISIPEAIEKVMTYKRKGSIERVSITESYGRYLGEDIIADQNVPHFNKSLYDGFAVRAQDCVEVSSEHSVEFEVVGEIGAGSVFEEEVKPFQAVRIMTGAQVPHSCDAVVMLEVTKSYEKEGKTYMALSRPASKWEHIALKGEETKKGDVLVSKGTRINPGVTAFLATFGYADVAVVKQPVVGVLTTGSELLDVNEPLEPGKIRNSNSYMALAQIVRSGGIPKYLGKLEDDFDRCYEAVEKALEEVDILLTTGGVSVGDYDYLPAIYEKLGANVLFNKIAMRPGSVTTVAERNGQLLFGLSGNPSACYVGFELFVRPIVRSFLHSPLPHLHKTKAVLNGRFKEPNAFTRMVRGEISDEGGKLVVTPVGMDKSGAISSLAAANALIVLPGGEHGYDKGTEVNVLHLEKEGTSSLWV
- the moaC gene encoding cyclic pyranopterin monophosphate synthase MoaC, with the translated sequence MSSFTHFNDQGRANMVDISEKSITRRVATARSSILVNKEIHEAIVEHKIGKGDVLAVAQVAGIMAAKRTSDIIPMCHPLLLKGVNLSFDWDTSNDQYRLLIEATVKTEGSTGVEMEALTAASACALTVYDMCKAIDKGMIIGETYLLEKSGGKNGDYKRMES
- a CDS encoding MogA/MoaB family molybdenum cofactor biosynthesis protein; this encodes MSVHEHKSKATQPVRCKVITVSDTRTKETDKSGALMIQLLKEHDMQIASYEIVKDDQTSIQQAILAGCSDENIDVVLTNGGTGITKRDVTIEAVQALIHKEIVGFGELFRMLSYTEDIGSAAIMSRAIAGTINEKAVFSTPGSSGAVRLAMTKLILPELRHVVWELNRQR
- a CDS encoding sulfite oxidase-like oxidoreductase; translated protein: MNKADRIKRMKTPEIDPKYEGRVPPGQVVTERFPILHEGDVPEYNLEEWTLRVFGLVNKEVTLSYQDILDMPQITVKCDIHCVTRWTRLDNEFTGVLFTDFLKAVGVELKSKYIMLHGDNDYTSNIEVKDLLRDDILLAHSFNGEPLTAKHGYPLRLVVPHLYFWKSVKWLRGFEAIDENHPGFWEQNGFHLRGDPFKEERFSGEDLGIPEDEWVHKDYD